Proteins encoded within one genomic window of Haematobia irritans isolate KBUSLIRL chromosome 5, ASM5000362v1, whole genome shotgun sequence:
- the Alas gene encoding 5-aminolevulinate synthase → MPCPFLNRLSANFVRSYSDNLMQVYSRYCPVLLNNGQAILSNEDAGSVNGVRTYVTSNVISKKEEEPKKEALQFDGNVKEEPMVAKAVSAAATARKSISANKSSENKFPYDNFFQEQIMKKKQDHSYRVFKKVNRLAGSGLFPHALEYSTREERPITVWCSNDYLGMSAHPRVKKAVADALECHGSGAGGTRNISGNSMYHELLEARLAKLHEKEAALLFTSCFVANDSTLFTLARLLPGCHIFSDAGNHASMIQGIRNSGVPKHIFRHNDVEHLESMLCKLDKKVPKIVAFETVHSMTGDICPLEELCDVARAYGAITFVDEVHAVGLYGEHGAGIGERDGVMDKMDIISGTLGKAFGNIGGYIAGSHTLVDMIRSYAAGFIFTTSLPPTVCSGALQSVDILASAEGQELRALHRSNVNYLRNLLRSEGFPVEPTPSHIIPIRIGDPLKSSKISDMLMFEFGHYIQAINYPTVARGEEKLRLAPTPFHNVDMMNQLVNDMKKVWKMLDIPLKPAQPTNTQRVAEATFEEANNNINVLN, encoded by the exons ATGCCTTGCCCTTTTCTAAATCGGCTATCAGCCAATTTTGTACGAAGTTATTCGGACAATCTGATGCAGGTCTATAGTCGTTATTGTCCAGTCTTGCTTAATAATGGTCAGGCAATATTATCGAATGAGGACGCTGGTAGTGTGAATGGTGTTAGAACCTATGTGACTTCCAATGTCATATCCAAGAAGGAAGAGGAGCCGAAAAAGGAGGCTCTACAATTTGACGGCAATGTCAAAGAAGAACCTATGGTTGCAAAAGCTGTTTCTGCAGCAGCAACAGCTCGAAAATCCATCTCAGCTAACAAATCTTcggaaaataaatttccatatgaTAATTTCTTCCAAGAGCAGatcatgaagaagaaacaagatcaCTCTTATCGCGTATTTAAGAAAGTTAATCGCTTGGCTGGTTCAGGCCTATTTCCGCATGCCCTCGAATACTCCACACGTGAAGAAAGACCCATTACCGTATGGTGTTCCAATGATTATTTGGGCATGTCTGCCCATCCACGTGTTAAGAAAGCAGTTGCTGATGCCCTGGAATGTCATGGTTCGGGAGCAGGTGGTACCCGTAATATATCGGGTAATTCCATGTATCATGAGCTTTTGGAAGCTCGTTTAGCCAAACTCCATGAAAAAGAAGCAGCCCTTTTATTTACCTCCTGTTTTGTGGCCAACGATTCTACTCTATTTACTTTGGCTAGACTCTTACCAGGATGCCATATATTTTCTGATGCTGGGAATCATGCCTCCATGATACAGGGCATACGAAATAGCGGAGTTCCCAAGCATATATTTAGGCATAATGATGTGGAACACCTGGAGAGTATGTTATGTAAACTAGACAAAAAGGTACCTAAAATTGTGGCTTTCGAAACGGTCCATTCCATGACTGGTGATATATGTCCCCTCGAAGAATTGTGCGATGTGGCACGAGCATATGGTGCCATAACTTTTGTCGATGAAGTTCATGCTGTGGGTCTGTATGGTGAACATGGAGCAGGTATAGGCGAACGTGATGGTGTCATGGATAAAATGGACATAATATCTGGGACATTGGGTAAAGCATTTGGCAATATTGGAGGTTACATAGCCGGGTCCCATACTCTAGTAGATATGATACGTTCCTATGCAGCTGGGTTTATATTCACCACCTCGCTGCCACCAACCGTTTGTAGCGGTGCCCTTCAATCGGTTGACATTTTGGCATCTGCAGAAGGTCAAGAGCTACGAGCTTTACATCGTAGCAACGTCAATTATTTACGTAATCTATTGCGGTCCGAAG gttttcccgTTGAGCCCACACCCAGCCACATTATACCCATACGCATTGGTGATCCTTTGAAAAGTTCCAAAATTTCGGATATGCTTATGTTTGAATTTGGCCATTATATACAAGCCATCAATTATCCAACTGTAGCTCGTGGCGAAGAGAAGTTACGTTTGGCACCCACACCATTCCACAATGTCGATATGATGAATCAACTGGTGAATGACATGAAAAAAGTGTGGAAAATGCTTGATATTCCTTTAAAACCTGCCCAACCAACTAACACGCAAAGGGTAGCTGAAGCAACCTTTGAAGAGGCCAATAACAATATAAATGTACTCAATTGa
- the SerRS-m gene encoding seryl-tRNA synthetase, mitochondrial produces MKRFIHSFCPRRAHGVAIAEDINRHITPSSLDEIEKNVILRKHNNNVPIIRELVKALNSQNITDSIWTKINDELLKLPNTTHPRIQNYGDEPKELEQFVPSDSVASKESIEFSEVSKYMNIFRMDHLGNYTGHKSYYLFGKLAELEQAIKEHTVRQLQENNFKLISVPDILPKSIIEGCGMQTDGERTQVYKLDSGLCLSGTSEMALAGFFENEILEESQLPIKVAAVSRCFRAETSGLNEEKGIYRVHQFTKVEMFSICGENQSEDMLEFFKHLELDLFKKLNLKIRLLDMPPSELGAPAYQKYDIEAWMNGRKMWGEISSCSNCTDYQAKRLNIRYRTSNNEVKYAHTVNGTAAAIPRLLIAILESNQVDRNSIKIPDVLREYMNGGSNITREKHIPEIKLLKYLKHNI; encoded by the coding sequence ATGAAAAGATTCATTCATTCCTTTTGCCCCAGAAGGGCACATGGAGTAGCTATTGCTGAGGATATTAATCGCCACATTACACCTTCATCATTGGACGAAATAGAAAAGAATGTCATTTTAAGGAAACATAACAACAATGTACCCATCATACGAGAGTTGGTGAAGGCACTTAATTCCCAAAACATAACGGATAGtatttggacaaaaataaatGATGAACTCTTAAAGCTGCCAAATACTACACATCCTAGAATTCAAAATTATGGAGATGAGCCAAAGGAGTTGGAGCAATTTGTTCCTAGTGATTCAGTCGCTAGCAAAGAATCTATTGAGTTTTCCGAAGTTTCgaaatatatgaatatttttcgtATGGATCACTTGGGAAACTATACGGGACATAAAAGCTATTACTTATTTGGAAAATTAGCAGAATTGGAACAAGCCATTAAAGAGCATACGGTTCGTCAATTACAGGAAAATAATTTCAAGCTAATTTCTGTGCCAGATATACTACCTAAAAGTATTATAGAGGGTTGTGGCATGCAAACGGATGGTGAAAGGACACAAGTTTACAAATTGGATTCGGGTTTATGCTTGTCCGGTACCTCTGAAATGGCATTGGCTGGATTTTTCGAAAATGAAATATTAGAAGAGAGTCAACTACCAATAAAGGTAGCCGCTGTAAGTCGTTGTTTTAGGGCAGAAACTTCAGGACTGAATGAAGAGAAAGGTATTTATAGAGTCCATCAATTTACCAAAGTGGAAATGTTTTCGATCTGTGGAGAAAATCAATCAGAAGATATGttggaattttttaaacatCTCGAACTTGATCTGtttaaaaaacttaatttaaaaattcgatTATTGGATATGCCACCATCGGAACTAGGTGCTCCAGCCTATCAAAAATATGACATTGAAGCATGGATGAATGGCAGAAAAATGTGGGGTGAAATATCAAGTTGCAGTAATTGTACGGACTATCAAGCTAAACGTCTCAATATCCGTTATCGTACATCTAATAATGAAGTGAAATATGCCCATACAGTTAATGGAACTGCTGCTGCCATACCAAGATTATTAATAGCTATTCTAGAGTCGAATCAAGTTGAtagaaattctattaaaattccaGATGTTCTTAGAGAATACATGAACGGCGGTAGTAACATTACAAGAGAAAAACATATTCCTGAAATAAaactattgaaatatttaaagcATAATATATGA